In Methanolobus chelungpuianus, a genomic segment contains:
- a CDS encoding glycerate kinase type-2 family protein: MLNDLRSDAMGIISQAIAAVDPSACVQRSVKRDGDLLHIGSRSYDISSYNNIYAVAFGKAAIPMASALEDILGGQLTEGYAITKYGFAGSLKRLTVMEAGHPIPDDNGVLAAKKVRDFLEKTGPRDLIFFLISGGGSALMTLPRKGIALSDIVNLTDKLLRVGATIDEVNTVRKHLSAVKGGGLAKMAYPSESVSLILSDVVGDPLDVIASGPTVPDRSTFDDFHEIVLRYGLQLSPAVQGLLEDGLEGVIEDTPKSEGPIFEKCYNFLVGNNFLALREAEKKANELGYNTLVLTSSLAGEAREVAKVFASIAKEERRRTIPLPLPVCILAGGEPTVTLKGRGKGGRCQELALSFAIETEGLENILLLAAATDGNDGPTDAAGAFADGYTVEKGQDAHMDARVMIQHNNSYQFFKDIGDLLVTGPTGTNVMDIYVLLVREDL, encoded by the coding sequence ATGCTAAATGATCTGAGATCTGATGCCATGGGAATTATATCACAGGCTATCGCTGCTGTGGATCCCAGTGCATGTGTCCAGCGGTCCGTGAAGAGGGATGGTGATCTTTTGCATATAGGCAGCAGATCCTATGACATCTCCTCCTACAATAACATCTATGCGGTTGCATTCGGCAAAGCTGCCATACCCATGGCGTCTGCCCTTGAGGATATACTGGGTGGGCAACTGACTGAGGGTTATGCGATAACCAAATATGGCTTTGCAGGCTCCCTTAAAAGACTGACCGTGATGGAGGCAGGTCATCCGATACCTGATGATAACGGAGTGCTTGCAGCAAAAAAAGTACGTGATTTTCTGGAGAAGACAGGACCCAGGGACCTTATTTTCTTCCTGATATCGGGTGGTGGCTCAGCCCTGATGACCCTCCCGAGAAAAGGCATCGCTCTTTCCGATATTGTCAATCTCACGGACAAGCTCCTCCGGGTGGGAGCCACTATAGATGAGGTGAACACGGTAAGGAAGCACCTTTCCGCAGTAAAGGGCGGAGGCCTCGCTAAGATGGCATACCCTTCCGAGTCCGTAAGTCTTATACTATCGGACGTCGTAGGCGATCCGCTGGACGTCATAGCTTCCGGACCCACTGTCCCTGACAGGTCGACATTCGATGATTTCCATGAGATAGTGCTCAGGTATGGACTGCAGCTATCCCCTGCTGTCCAGGGCTTGCTGGAGGACGGGCTTGAAGGTGTCATAGAGGATACTCCCAAATCAGAAGGTCCCATATTTGAGAAATGCTATAACTTCCTGGTAGGCAATAATTTCCTTGCGCTCCGGGAGGCTGAGAAGAAGGCGAATGAGCTTGGTTACAACACCCTCGTTCTCACATCATCGCTCGCAGGCGAGGCAAGGGAGGTCGCAAAGGTGTTTGCTTCCATCGCAAAGGAAGAACGTCGAAGGACCATTCCTCTGCCTCTGCCTGTATGTATCCTGGCAGGCGGGGAGCCCACTGTGACCCTGAAGGGAAGAGGTAAAGGCGGAAGATGCCAGGAACTGGCCCTTTCATTTGCCATAGAAACTGAAGGCCTTGAGAACATACTGTTGCTGGCTGCCGCAACAGACGGGAACGATGGCCCAACGGATGCGGCTGGTGCCTTTGCAGACGGCTACACCGTCGAGAAAGGACAGGATGCGCACATGGATGCAAGAGTGATGATTCAGCACAACAATTCCTACCAGTTCTTCAAGGATATAGGGGACCTTCTTGTCACAGGCCCCACAGGGACCAATGTGATGGACATATACGTCCTGCTTGTAAGAGAGGATCTCTGA
- a CDS encoding TatD family hydrolase has protein sequence MKTLAPFPITDEHMHIDPRAQGLRAVKEFQDAGGTHIFLVMKPSWTLGIKVTRPEDHIAVFEETVDISRQINRTGVISFPVLGVHPAEISKLLEYMDLEKAKETMKGGLDIAAGYVERGLAVGLKSGRPHYPVSPEVWDASNEVMEHAFTLASDLDCAVQLHTESVGEPELVDITERARKTGIQLHRVVKHYAPPMVSVCERLGIFPGVLAGKGAIEEALQQGTRFMMETDYIDDPERPGAVLGPKTIPKRTLKLAEQYGEDVFWKVHKENPEKVYSVDIEI, from the coding sequence ATGAAAACCTTAGCCCCTTTTCCCATAACGGACGAGCACATGCACATAGATCCCCGAGCCCAGGGGCTCAGGGCGGTCAAGGAATTCCAGGATGCAGGAGGTACACATATCTTCCTTGTTATGAAGCCAAGCTGGACCCTGGGGATAAAGGTGACAAGGCCTGAGGACCATATTGCGGTTTTTGAAGAGACCGTGGACATATCAAGACAGATCAACCGGACCGGTGTCATATCTTTCCCTGTGCTGGGCGTGCATCCTGCGGAGATCAGCAAGCTCCTTGAGTACATGGACCTGGAAAAGGCAAAGGAGACCATGAAAGGAGGGCTGGACATAGCTGCAGGTTACGTGGAGAGAGGACTGGCTGTCGGACTTAAGAGCGGGAGGCCGCACTACCCGGTAAGCCCTGAAGTATGGGATGCCTCCAACGAGGTCATGGAACATGCATTCACCCTTGCGTCTGATCTGGACTGTGCAGTGCAGCTACATACTGAGAGCGTGGGCGAGCCGGAACTTGTCGATATCACTGAACGCGCCAGGAAAACCGGGATACAGCTGCACAGAGTGGTGAAGCACTACGCTCCGCCTATGGTCAGCGTTTGTGAGAGACTGGGGATCTTCCCCGGGGTGCTTGCAGGAAAGGGAGCCATAGAAGAGGCCCTGCAGCAGGGCACCAGGTTCATGATGGAAACGGATTACATCGACGACCCTGAGAGGCCGGGAGCCGTACTGGGTCCGAAGACCATACCAAAAAGGACACTAAAACTTGCTGAACAGTACGGGGAGGATGTGTTCTGGAAAGTGCACAAGGAAAACCCCGAAAAAGTATATAGTGTGGACATCGAGATCTGA
- a CDS encoding AIR synthase family protein: MSRTRTGKPSPDRLKSLLGTNFGAPNAQLLVPPGPGLDAAVLELKDGSVMAIAEDPIFPAPGLPLDLMGWFTVHIGASDVAVTGIDPRFMTYTLLLPPTCPDEDAQTIIRSISSAAAKLGICIAGGHTGWYDAVNIPTVGGITVWGIADKDSWISPGGARDGDILLMTKGPAIEATALLSVLYKDRMTGSMTEDALQRCLERVTEITVVEDALSAFSAGGVHAMHDATEGGVLGGVYEMAEAAGIAVNVDLDSVDVPADITEFAKALDFDPWYAISEGTLLAAVEPQSVSIIRRAWDELGIKSFELGVFDSKLEHSIFCRNGKTSKLTEPETDPFWNLFFKGLGPEA; encoded by the coding sequence ATGAGTAGAACCCGTACAGGTAAACCTTCACCTGACCGGCTGAAGTCCTTGCTTGGGACGAACTTTGGAGCACCAAACGCCCAGCTCCTCGTACCTCCCGGCCCGGGTCTTGACGCTGCTGTGCTTGAACTGAAAGACGGGAGTGTTATGGCTATTGCCGAAGACCCGATATTCCCTGCTCCGGGACTTCCACTTGACCTGATGGGCTGGTTTACAGTGCATATAGGCGCCAGCGATGTTGCTGTAACAGGCATAGATCCCCGGTTCATGACATATACGCTGCTTCTTCCACCCACCTGCCCTGATGAGGATGCCCAGACCATAATCCGATCTATTTCGTCTGCAGCTGCAAAGCTTGGGATATGTATTGCGGGAGGACATACAGGATGGTACGATGCTGTCAATATTCCCACTGTAGGAGGCATTACCGTATGGGGTATTGCCGATAAGGACTCCTGGATCTCTCCAGGCGGGGCCCGTGACGGCGATATACTGCTGATGACAAAGGGGCCGGCAATAGAAGCCACAGCTTTGCTGTCCGTTCTTTATAAAGACCGCATGACCGGAAGTATGACAGAAGATGCTCTTCAGAGGTGTCTTGAACGCGTCACCGAAATAACTGTTGTAGAAGATGCACTTAGCGCCTTTAGTGCCGGAGGAGTGCATGCAATGCATGATGCAACTGAAGGCGGTGTTCTCGGGGGCGTATATGAAATGGCAGAGGCTGCAGGGATAGCTGTCAATGTAGACCTGGACTCAGTCGATGTGCCTGCTGATATCACGGAGTTTGCAAAAGCACTGGATTTTGATCCATGGTATGCTATCAGCGAGGGAACCCTGCTTGCTGCCGTTGAGCCTCAGAGCGTTTCGATAATTCGCAGAGCATGGGATGAACTTGGTATTAAAAGTTTTGAGCTTGGAGTTTTTGACAGTAAGCTGGAGCATTCAATATTTTGCAGAAACGGCAAAACTTCAAAGCTGACCGAGCCTGAGACAGATCCCTTCTGGAACTTATTCTTTAAAGGTCTTGGACCGGAAGCCTGA
- a CDS encoding MTH1187 family thiamine-binding protein: MLILASFSVVPIGEKEELKELIAELIPIIEAADVDYIMGAMQTTIEGDQDKVMGVIMDCHNHMRSHSSRVLTHITIDDRNGASGRLKGKVQDVESVLKRRIVHE; this comes from the coding sequence ATGTTAATACTGGCAAGTTTTTCAGTGGTACCCATTGGAGAGAAAGAAGAGCTCAAAGAACTGATAGCTGAACTTATCCCGATAATTGAGGCTGCTGATGTAGATTATATTATGGGGGCAATGCAGACGACCATAGAAGGCGATCAGGATAAGGTCATGGGAGTGATCATGGACTGCCACAATCATATGAGATCACACTCATCGCGCGTTCTCACACATATCACTATTGATGACAGGAACGGTGCATCCGGAAGATTAAAAGGCAAGGTCCAAGACGTGGAATCCGTGCTTAAGAGGAGAATAGTACATGAGTAG
- the thiE gene encoding thiamine phosphate synthase yields MKGFYFITDANLSLAGNRSDVRAAVKAGASIVQYRRKDGTTASLYKEAMELKSLCGNARFIVNDRVDVALATDADGVHIGRDDLPVKIVRHLLGPDKIIGVTVRNLEEAVQAEEEGADYLGVGPVYHTSTKKDAGPPSGIQLIREVRNACTLPVIAIGGITPENAGEVIKAGADMICAVSATVAEPDVEKAVSYFQRLFT; encoded by the coding sequence ATGAAAGGGTTCTATTTCATTACTGATGCAAACCTTAGTCTTGCCGGCAACAGAAGCGATGTCCGGGCTGCAGTAAAGGCGGGTGCAAGTATTGTCCAGTATAGAAGAAAAGATGGAACAACTGCATCGTTGTATAAAGAGGCCATGGAGCTTAAAAGCCTGTGTGGGAATGCAAGATTTATCGTAAATGACCGTGTAGATGTCGCTCTTGCAACAGATGCTGACGGAGTGCATATTGGCCGGGATGACCTGCCGGTTAAAATTGTGAGGCACCTGCTGGGCCCGGACAAGATAATAGGAGTTACTGTACGCAATCTTGAAGAAGCTGTTCAGGCTGAGGAGGAGGGTGCTGATTATCTGGGTGTCGGCCCTGTTTATCACACTTCTACAAAGAAGGATGCCGGGCCTCCTTCAGGCATCCAGCTTATCCGGGAGGTGCGGAATGCATGTACATTGCCTGTAATAGCTATAGGGGGCATAACTCCCGAGAATGCAGGCGAGGTTATAAAAGCTGGTGCTGATATGATATGCGCAGTAAGTGCCACAGTTGCAGAGCCGGATGTAGAAAAAGCAGTAAGTTATTTTCAGAGACTTTTCACATAA
- a CDS encoding phosphate-starvation-inducible PsiE family protein, with translation MLWRIGMILHDKIYKKTIHIVTVLVLYILLLAIIIAMVNIFETIGYVLLQTGDFSQVVYRILTIFVLIDLFKAFADYDVHERIRLTYVTDATILIIMREITVMVYSQDFKFDILVVLSALLLVLSLMRFISIKYHPNDI, from the coding sequence ATGCTTTGGAGAATCGGGATGATACTACATGATAAAATATATAAGAAGACCATCCACATAGTGACCGTCTTAGTACTTTACATACTCCTGCTAGCAATAATCATAGCGATGGTCAACATTTTCGAGACAATAGGATATGTATTGCTGCAAACGGGTGATTTCAGTCAGGTGGTATACCGTATTCTGACGATCTTTGTTCTTATTGACCTTTTTAAGGCTTTTGCTGATTATGATGTTCATGAGAGGATCAGGCTCACCTACGTGACAGATGCTACTATCCTAATTATCATGCGTGAAATCACCGTGATGGTATATAGTCAGGATTTTAAGTTTGACATTTTAGTTGTTCTTTCGGCATTGTTGCTTGTATTAAGCCTGATGAGGTTTATCTCTATCAAATACCATCCTAATGATATTTAG
- a CDS encoding isocitrate/isopropylmalate dehydrogenase family protein, whose product MAKKAAVINGDGVGPELVDAMIKVADAANTGVEFIRCDAGATWWEKHGGNSLIPDETWNALENSDACFKGPTTTPGVVGAPRSVAVSIRQKYNLYANVRPIKTFPNTPRPLGDVDFVCVREGTEGLYIGEEVKLTDDVSIAIRKITRTSSSKVARYAFQEAKRRNFDTVVAIHKSNILRRTCGLFLEEVEKAGKEYEGIELWEYHIDNIAQQLIKNPQLFNNKVLLSTNLFMDVISEECSALVGSIGLIYSANIGDNYAMFEPAHGSVPKYAGQDKVNPVATVLAGAWMLDYLGEKEQSKAIFNATEKVISEGKYVTYDLGGNAKMSQMTDAIVKYVEAEMK is encoded by the coding sequence ATGGCCAAGAAAGCAGCGGTAATTAACGGGGACGGAGTAGGTCCCGAATTGGTCGATGCGATGATAAAGGTAGCGGATGCTGCAAACACAGGTGTCGAGTTCATCAGATGTGATGCTGGTGCCACATGGTGGGAAAAGCACGGAGGCAATTCACTGATCCCGGATGAGACATGGAATGCACTTGAGAACTCTGATGCATGTTTCAAGGGTCCGACAACAACCCCCGGAGTGGTGGGTGCACCGAGGAGTGTAGCCGTCTCCATCAGGCAGAAGTACAACCTGTATGCAAACGTCAGGCCCATCAAGACTTTTCCCAACACCCCAAGGCCACTTGGTGATGTTGACTTCGTGTGCGTCAGGGAAGGTACCGAGGGTCTCTATATCGGCGAGGAGGTCAAGCTCACGGACGATGTCTCCATAGCAATCAGGAAGATAACCCGCACATCCAGTTCAAAGGTCGCAAGATATGCATTCCAGGAGGCAAAGAGGAGGAACTTCGATACTGTCGTGGCCATCCACAAGAGTAACATTCTCAGGCGCACATGCGGACTTTTCCTCGAGGAAGTTGAGAAGGCAGGCAAGGAGTATGAGGGCATCGAGCTCTGGGAATACCACATTGACAACATCGCCCAGCAGCTCATCAAGAACCCGCAGCTGTTCAACAACAAGGTCCTGCTCTCCACGAACCTGTTCATGGATGTCATCAGCGAGGAGTGCTCGGCGCTGGTGGGTAGCATCGGTCTCATTTACTCTGCAAACATAGGCGACAACTACGCTATGTTCGAGCCTGCCCACGGATCAGTACCAAAATACGCAGGTCAGGATAAGGTCAACCCGGTTGCCACTGTGCTTGCAGGTGCATGGATGCTTGATTACCTGGGAGAGAAGGAGCAGTCAAAGGCTATTTTCAATGCAACCGAGAAGGTCATCTCAGAGGGCAAGTATGTCACCTACGACCTGGGCGGCAATGCAAAGATGAGCCAGATGACTGATGCTATCGTAAAGTATGTTGAAGCAGAGATGAAGTGA
- a CDS encoding homocitrate synthase/isopropylmalate synthase family protein, translated as MKIYRDYDDLPKIKLPLGQEVSISDSTIRDGAQMPGIVVRSHHKVKIYEYLHRIGIEKLETFVYNERDRKAIKLMQDLGYEFPEITGWARANPADIDMVLNVDGIEETGILMSVSDPHIFDKMGLKSREAAEKKYLDALQYAVDHGLRTRAHIEDMTRADNYNFVFPLVKQIMDIDPDCTIRICDTIGFGVPFEGVDEPYGLPAIIKHLRNELNVKNIETHCHDDFGLAVPNSIAGYWYGANWSNVTFLGIGERAGNAELEKILLFLMRRIEGFDKYNLECLVEFAQFMEKEIGIRIPRNKSVVGKNVFAHESGIHTAGVIKNPFTYEPYPPEIVGGKRTFLVGDSSGIEVLRYKVQEALNELMNVHIEVDKNDKRLREIQADIQKLYNEDKRVSCISDEEILAYVKKYFMFNPMVSKDMHRQDEDDNPQEAPTGKFSRDPHLHGVD; from the coding sequence ATGAAGATATACAGGGACTATGATGACCTTCCGAAGATAAAACTGCCACTCGGGCAGGAAGTCTCTATCAGCGACAGTACGATACGTGATGGTGCCCAGATGCCGGGCATAGTTGTAAGAAGCCACCACAAAGTGAAGATATATGAATATCTGCACAGGATCGGCATTGAGAAGCTGGAAACATTCGTGTACAACGAGAGGGACAGGAAAGCCATAAAGCTCATGCAGGACCTGGGATATGAGTTCCCGGAGATCACAGGATGGGCACGTGCAAACCCTGCAGATATCGATATGGTCCTTAACGTCGACGGCATAGAGGAAACAGGCATCCTCATGTCAGTATCCGACCCTCACATCTTCGACAAGATGGGACTTAAAAGCCGTGAGGCTGCGGAAAAGAAATACCTTGATGCGCTCCAGTACGCCGTTGACCACGGCCTGCGGACAAGGGCCCATATCGAGGACATGACACGCGCCGACAATTACAATTTCGTGTTCCCCCTTGTCAAACAGATCATGGACATCGACCCTGACTGCACCATACGCATTTGTGATACCATCGGATTCGGGGTGCCATTCGAAGGCGTGGATGAGCCCTACGGCCTTCCAGCTATTATCAAGCACCTCAGGAACGAGCTGAATGTGAAGAACATCGAGACACACTGCCATGACGACTTCGGGCTTGCGGTCCCCAACTCCATTGCAGGATACTGGTATGGTGCCAACTGGTCCAATGTGACCTTCCTTGGTATCGGAGAGAGGGCAGGCAATGCGGAGCTGGAGAAGATCCTGCTCTTCCTCATGAGGCGCATTGAAGGCTTTGATAAATACAACCTAGAGTGCCTTGTGGAGTTCGCCCAGTTCATGGAAAAGGAGATCGGCATAAGGATACCGAGGAACAAATCAGTGGTAGGCAAGAACGTATTCGCACACGAGTCGGGCATTCACACTGCAGGTGTCATCAAGAATCCCTTCACATACGAGCCATATCCGCCCGAGATAGTCGGAGGTAAGAGAACCTTCCTTGTCGGTGATTCATCCGGCATAGAGGTGCTCAGGTACAAGGTCCAGGAAGCGCTCAATGAACTGATGAATGTGCACATAGAAGTGGACAAGAACGACAAGCGCCTCAGGGAGATTCAGGCGGACATCCAGAAGCTCTACAACGAGGACAAGAGGGTTTCCTGCATCTCCGACGAGGAGATACTTGCCTATGTCAAGAAATACTTCATGTTCAACCCCATGGTAAGCAAGGATATGCACAGGCAGGATGAAGATGATAATCCGCAGGAAGCGCCGACAGGCAAGTTCAGCAGGGACCCGCATCTTCACGGTGTGGACTGA
- a CDS encoding amino acid-binding protein: MWSLLLKKFEKHPAQQKVLRLMFERGFQVNDEGKVTSGNIEIAHTQLAKEAGVDRRVVDSTTEVILADDLLRNIFQNVKSIPLLREVAPFLGLGVIIIIPDDAAHAGIISDVSTVIARHNISIRQAVSDDPFFTTEPRLTIITDSKVPGSIVEELLALSSVKGVSIS; encoded by the coding sequence ATGTGGAGTCTATTGCTCAAAAAGTTCGAAAAACACCCTGCGCAACAGAAGGTCCTGAGGCTTATGTTCGAGCGCGGCTTCCAGGTCAACGACGAAGGCAAGGTTACGTCAGGCAATATAGAGATAGCACACACCCAGCTCGCAAAGGAGGCGGGTGTTGACAGGCGCGTAGTCGATTCAACGACCGAGGTCATACTTGCCGACGACCTGCTGAGGAATATATTCCAGAACGTGAAGTCCATTCCCCTACTGCGCGAGGTTGCTCCTTTCCTCGGCCTGGGAGTCATCATCATCATCCCGGACGATGCGGCTCATGCCGGGATAATCTCTGACGTATCCACAGTGATCGCACGTCATAACATAAGCATACGGCAGGCTGTCTCGGACGATCCCTTTTTCACAACGGAGCCCCGCCTGACAATTATCACAGATTCAAAGGTTCCCGGAAGTATCGTTGAAGAGCTCCTCGCCCTGAGTTCAGTGAAAGGTGTAAGTATTTCCTGA
- a CDS encoding NAD(P)/FAD-dependent oxidoreductase: MRTEYDVVVVGAGPVGSTAARYAAQHGAQVLLIEEHAFIGSPVGCTGLLSRRALQECDVEPSDSFVLNKVRGAFVHSMDGNCLPIDGGETKAYVVSRKIFDRTLASMALAAGADLWLRTRAIGFSNEGDHSLLSVIKDGTPITIKAKVIIGADGVRSGIARMAGLGQVKKILPGVQIEVPYDATDPDFVELFVGSQAPGFFAWAVPVNDKIARIGMAVDSRDAHRDPGCVLEYLERLLRDNSHVASRYGGGKLDLVAGGIPIGPLGQTYAQGVMIAGDAAGQVKPTSGGGIYTGVACAKIAGEVAAAAALENDTTARRLEEYDRRWRAKLGRELAIGMRIHDFIGGLNDAELNDLLASMNKPSMLGTITTYGDMDHPSILIKKMLSPGNSRHLFGVFRAFAKAVL; the protein is encoded by the coding sequence ATGAGGACTGAATATGACGTGGTGGTCGTGGGTGCCGGGCCGGTAGGTTCCACGGCAGCCCGTTATGCGGCTCAGCACGGAGCACAGGTCCTGTTGATAGAGGAACATGCATTCATAGGCTCACCTGTAGGCTGCACGGGCCTGCTCAGCAGGAGAGCATTGCAGGAATGTGATGTGGAACCCTCGGACAGCTTCGTGCTTAACAAGGTGCGCGGCGCGTTCGTGCATTCCATGGACGGCAACTGCCTTCCCATAGATGGCGGAGAGACAAAAGCCTATGTGGTATCAAGGAAGATTTTCGATCGCACTTTAGCTTCCATGGCACTTGCAGCAGGGGCGGACCTCTGGCTGAGAACGCGGGCAATCGGCTTCAGTAATGAAGGTGACCACAGTCTCCTGTCAGTTATAAAGGACGGAACGCCCATAACGATCAAAGCTAAAGTGATCATCGGCGCCGATGGCGTGCGCAGCGGTATTGCAAGGATGGCAGGACTCGGGCAGGTAAAGAAGATCCTTCCCGGTGTGCAGATAGAAGTTCCTTATGACGCAACCGACCCGGACTTCGTGGAGCTGTTCGTGGGCTCCCAGGCACCGGGATTCTTTGCCTGGGCAGTCCCCGTAAACGATAAGATAGCCCGCATAGGAATGGCTGTTGATAGCAGGGATGCTCACAGGGACCCCGGATGTGTCCTGGAGTACCTTGAAAGACTGCTGAGGGATAACAGCCATGTGGCATCCCGTTATGGAGGAGGGAAACTTGACCTGGTGGCAGGAGGCATTCCCATAGGACCTCTAGGCCAGACCTATGCACAGGGAGTAATGATCGCTGGGGATGCGGCCGGACAGGTAAAACCGACATCAGGGGGTGGAATATACACTGGCGTTGCCTGTGCAAAGATAGCCGGAGAAGTTGCAGCGGCAGCAGCACTTGAGAATGACACCACGGCAAGGCGGCTTGAGGAATACGACAGAAGATGGCGGGCAAAACTTGGCAGGGAACTTGCCATCGGCATGAGGATACATGATTTCATCGGCGGCCTGAACGATGCTGAATTGAATGATCTTCTGGCATCCATGAACAAGCCTTCGATGCTCGGGACAATTACGACCTATGGTGACATGGATCACCCATCCATACTTATAAAGAAAATGCTGAGCCCGGGTAATTCCAGGCATCTTTTCGGAGTATTCAGGGCTTTTGCAAAGGCCGTGCTCTGA
- a CDS encoding HAD family hydrolase: MDRTRIKGIIFDMDNTLFDFVRVKTIACEAIIRHLGRGDAHELLDYFRREGRGFEDIGNISDYLSDNGCFSEEGFLECCRIYEHEKTRSIELYPDVESTLMELRSRRVLLGLLTDAEMKNARVRLEKVGLYSMFDSLFTYDITGWKKPSHRTFMHALDSMGLKPHETMFVGDSLRRDIAPSKQLGMAAAYALYGDRNPDRDRINIEEKPDHILYSFSDLLTLIRERDDED; the protein is encoded by the coding sequence ATGGACAGAACCAGGATCAAAGGAATAATCTTCGATATGGATAATACACTTTTCGATTTTGTCAGGGTCAAGACCATTGCCTGCGAAGCTATCATAAGGCACCTTGGCAGGGGTGATGCTCATGAACTCCTCGATTATTTCCGCAGGGAGGGGCGCGGATTCGAGGATATTGGGAATATCAGTGACTACCTGAGCGACAACGGCTGTTTTTCAGAAGAAGGGTTCCTGGAGTGCTGCAGGATATATGAGCACGAGAAGACCAGGTCAATTGAATTGTATCCCGATGTGGAAAGCACTCTTATGGAGCTTCGGTCAAGGAGGGTCCTCCTTGGCCTTCTCACAGATGCCGAGATGAAGAATGCCAGGGTAAGGCTTGAGAAAGTGGGCCTTTATTCAATGTTCGATTCCCTTTTCACTTACGACATAACAGGCTGGAAGAAGCCTTCCCACAGGACCTTCATGCACGCACTGGACTCCATGGGACTGAAACCCCATGAGACCATGTTCGTTGGCGATAGCCTGAGAAGGGACATCGCACCCTCCAAGCAGCTTGGGATGGCAGCAGCCTATGCCCTTTACGGCGACAGGAACCCGGACAGGGACAGGATTAATATCGAAGAGAAGCCCGACCACATACTCTACAGCTTTAGTGACCTCCTGACGCTTATAAGAGAGAGGGACGATGAGGACTGA
- a CDS encoding helix-turn-helix transcriptional regulator, with protein MRCSLLDTIFLSEKRKDLLLFLKDGPKAKEEIREHFAFPWKSMIPQIKKLLEWNLVTYENDTYSLTPTGEAIVENMQNLIMSLNTHEENLEYWSDHDLGPIPRELLYRIGDLEQCEILEPDLPSIFEQQEEILRRINGSSRISTFISVYHPSYFLPFSSYLERGIELNVIMTEQVYDILQDDMRTDTGSSQDQNPLSASLKKEYEKEIGALLNSGGSHVLIYRKDVRPVSITVTDRVLSFSLSDRNGRYTNRIIVSSTPRALKWGEDLFKYYMDRSEILNKQSVSKRSS; from the coding sequence ATGAGGTGTTCCTTACTTGACACTATATTCCTTTCGGAGAAAAGAAAGGACCTATTGTTATTCCTGAAAGACGGGCCAAAGGCGAAAGAGGAGATCAGAGAGCATTTTGCTTTTCCATGGAAGTCCATGATCCCGCAGATAAAGAAGTTACTGGAATGGAATCTTGTTACTTATGAGAATGATACATACTCCCTCACCCCCACAGGAGAAGCTATCGTAGAGAACATGCAAAATCTTATCATGAGCCTCAATACCCATGAAGAGAATCTGGAATACTGGTCCGACCATGATCTGGGTCCCATTCCCAGGGAACTGCTTTACAGGATAGGGGACCTCGAACAGTGCGAAATTCTGGAACCGGACCTTCCGAGCATATTCGAGCAGCAGGAAGAGATCCTCCGAAGGATAAACGGGTCCAGCAGGATATCCACGTTCATCTCTGTATATCATCCCTCCTACTTCCTCCCATTTTCCAGCTATCTGGAGAGAGGCATAGAACTGAACGTCATAATGACAGAACAGGTATATGACATCCTGCAGGATGACATGAGGACAGATACCGGGTCTTCACAGGATCAAAATCCCCTTTCTGCGTCCCTGAAGAAGGAATATGAGAAAGAGATCGGAGCTCTTCTCAACAGCGGGGGCTCACACGTGCTCATATACCGCAAGGATGTAAGACCTGTGAGCATAACAGTTACGGACAGGGTATTATCTTTCTCGCTATCGGACAGGAATGGCAGATATACGAACCGTATTATCGTCAGTTCCACGCCAAGGGCATTGAAGTGGGGAGAGGACCTTTTTAAGTATTACATGGATAGGTCCGAGATCCTGAATAAACAATCGGTCTCAAAGAGAAGTTCATAG